From Cucumis melo cultivar AY chromosome 1, USDA_Cmelo_AY_1.0, whole genome shotgun sequence, a single genomic window includes:
- the LOC127148804 gene encoding uncharacterized protein LOC127148804 isoform X1 — protein MEFFLEEGKQLHDQCSTLVLPALSIGNVGQLAVDLLVSSMRAARIGYLDDPCVLPCIGNNAYEPLPMGELALPLEVYESTANALTLVQQRSPVIKGKVVDFAKNLADFIATCGKKHVVLLSSLDFGRWQQIDTSSGSQIHYLSSTKDDGTDDYCEQMGWRSLHEYDSEQSRWKYLSTLTEAKTTQEDGPPSDEELEEGDYLPSLPFASLFTFLKAKGIKVTCLLCYCSEGDNIPDAFNLAEATGKLLGLRPGDEGIKWVIPYSWKSVYGPPPDLSIF, from the exons ATGGAATTTTTTCTCGAAGAAGGAAAGCAACTTCATGATCAATGCTCCACTCTCGTTCTG CCAGCGCTGTCAATAGGCAATGTGGGGCAGTTAGCAGTAGATTTGTTGGTTTCCTCAATGAGAGCTGCAAGAATTGGTTATTTGGACGACCCATGTGTTCTGCCTTGTATTGGTAACAATGCTTATGAGCCACTTCCTATGGGGGAGCTTGCCCTCCCTCTTGAAG TTTATGAATCAACAGCTAATGCTTTGACCCTTGTTCAGCAAAGGTCACCTGTGATCAAG GGGAAAGTGGTTGATTTTGCAAAGAACTTGGCTGATTTTATTGCAACTTGTGGTAAGAAGCATGTTGTTCTGCTCTCTAGCTTAGATTTTGGAAGGTGGCAACAAATTGACACATCGAG TGGTTCGCAGATACATTATCTTTCTAGCACCAAGGACGACGGAACTGATGACTACTGTGAACAAATGGGATGGAGAAGCCTGCATGAATATGATTCAGAGCAGTCACGATGGAAATATCTTAGCACTCTAACCGAAGCCAAGACTACACAGGAGGACGGCCCACCTTCTGATGAAGAGTTAGAGGAGGGAGACTACCTTCCAAGTCTACCATTTGCCTCTCTTTTCACTTTTTTGAAG GCGAAAGGTATAAAGGTCACCTGCTTATTATGCTATTGTTCAGAAGGAGACAACATTCCTGATGCTTTCAATTTGGCTGAGGCAACAGGCAAACTTCTGGGTCTGCGTCCTG GTGATGAAGGCATCAAATGGGTAATCCCCTATTCTTGGAAGTCTGTTTATGGACCCCCACCAGATCTGTCCATCTTCTAG
- the LOC127148804 gene encoding uncharacterized protein LOC127148804 isoform X2 yields the protein MRAARIGYLDDPCVLPCIGNNAYEPLPMGELALPLEVYESTANALTLVQQRSPVIKGKVVDFAKNLADFIATCGKKHVVLLSSLDFGRWQQIDTSSGSQIHYLSSTKDDGTDDYCEQMGWRSLHEYDSEQSRWKYLSTLTEAKTTQEDGPPSDEELEEGDYLPSLPFASLFTFLKAKGIKVTCLLCYCSEGDNIPDAFNLAEATGKLLGLRPGDEGIKWVIPYSWKSVYGPPPDLSIF from the exons ATGAGAGCTGCAAGAATTGGTTATTTGGACGACCCATGTGTTCTGCCTTGTATTGGTAACAATGCTTATGAGCCACTTCCTATGGGGGAGCTTGCCCTCCCTCTTGAAG TTTATGAATCAACAGCTAATGCTTTGACCCTTGTTCAGCAAAGGTCACCTGTGATCAAG GGGAAAGTGGTTGATTTTGCAAAGAACTTGGCTGATTTTATTGCAACTTGTGGTAAGAAGCATGTTGTTCTGCTCTCTAGCTTAGATTTTGGAAGGTGGCAACAAATTGACACATCGAG TGGTTCGCAGATACATTATCTTTCTAGCACCAAGGACGACGGAACTGATGACTACTGTGAACAAATGGGATGGAGAAGCCTGCATGAATATGATTCAGAGCAGTCACGATGGAAATATCTTAGCACTCTAACCGAAGCCAAGACTACACAGGAGGACGGCCCACCTTCTGATGAAGAGTTAGAGGAGGGAGACTACCTTCCAAGTCTACCATTTGCCTCTCTTTTCACTTTTTTGAAG GCGAAAGGTATAAAGGTCACCTGCTTATTATGCTATTGTTCAGAAGGAGACAACATTCCTGATGCTTTCAATTTGGCTGAGGCAACAGGCAAACTTCTGGGTCTGCGTCCTG GTGATGAAGGCATCAAATGGGTAATCCCCTATTCTTGGAAGTCTGTTTATGGACCCCCACCAGATCTGTCCATCTTCTAG